The sequence GGGATCAAGTCCGCTGAGAGTGTCTGGAAGACCAAGTTGCAGAAGTGAACCACCTCGTGATGCGAGTTCTTGAGTACCATAACAGTATGAAGCTGATGTTGGACCTAATCCAAGGACCAAGCGGCAGCTATCATCAGTGCAGTTAGAGACATCAGAGCAAAAATGGCTTTGAGAGTCTCCCAGGGAGTTGAGGGTAAGAGAGTTGTCACTCATATTGATGAAAAGGGTGTAGTAGATAGAGAGCTCCCAAAAACTACCACTTAGCACATGACAAGAGATAATAAGCATCCGCCACTCACAAAGCCAGATGTGTCTTCCCTGTCCATCTTCAAGAAAGGGAAAGAAGAAACTATTCTGCTAGTCTAATACTATCAGGAGAAAGACATTACTGGTGGGGATGATGAGACCTGAAAGACCTGAAACAAAATCAAGAAAGCATTAAACAAGACGGGTGATGCATGAAGAGCAAAGAACATTGTATAACTGGATGCAGTAACAGGTGAAAATCGGAAGGTGGCATAAGGATACGACCTAAAGAGAAGCACAATCAAGGGCATGTAAGTTCATAGAAGCAAGAAAGCATTTGAAGTGAGGTGCACAAGACTGAAAGTTACATAAGGCAGGGACTAAGGGACACAACCAAATGAATTTTGGATGCAAAATGAAGCCTTAACTAAGTAAAGATAAGATGTAAAAATTTGTACATAGTTCATAGAATGAAATAGATTTAGACAATGGTACTTAATGTCTAAAGCTATCATGTGCTCTCATCCGTCTTCCCAAaaaatcagaagaaaaaaaaagggtgAAAATCACATGAGAGATGCATCAGGAACtcctttttttaaatacaacacTTCATTTAGAACCATGATTGAAGATCCAACACACAAGATCCAAAAAATCTGAAGGAAGATTTGTTTTCAGAGGTTTGACTTGGAACTTGGAAGATTGATTATTGGAAGCAGgaggaaaataataataatacaaataCTCATACTATCAGCAAGTTTCTGAGATACAGTACAGCCACAAATTCTGATTCATGAACTCTGACCAATCAAATGAATGAACTATTTGAAATCacataaaagaaaatgaatcagaaagaatgaagaagaagagaattgAATACCTGGTGGATCTGAAACTTGACCTCCAGATATAAGACTCAAAGGAAAAAACTagaggaagaaagaagaagagccaATAAAATCAAAGAAACAGCCAACACAGGTGAGTCATATAAACAAGAAACTAGATTATTGGCAAATAACAAAATGATAGTGTCAGAATATCACAATACCGTCTACGACCAGTCATGGTTTTTTCTCGAATACCTTAACTACCCCTGGCCCCTGTCAGAAAGAAGGGCTCTGATTGGCCCCTTCAAGTGGAGAAAAATGTTGTATATATActaaaagaaaaatgttgtaTTAATCACATAATGTTATCAATGATTCAGGAGaactttaacatatattaacaTCAAAGAGTTGCGTATAAGTCTAATAAAAATACATCAATGTGATCAGCGTTTGCATTTGAAGAATCaaacactaaaaaaaaatgtcttaTTCTTATTTGACTTAAGAATTCTATATATGATAATCCATCACGCTTACGCTTCTTACTTCTTCACTTTGGTATCATCCAAAACACCAACAAGGCATTTCTCAAGCAATATATCATAACTCACCCAAGCGTGGTACTTGTTGAACAACAACGTCCCATCTCTCCCAACAGCTTTCATCAGCATATCAACACCTCCGGGATGAAAATTCATATAAGGGGTTATGTTGTATACGCGTCCTTTCAACACAGTCCACATGGAGTCTCCCGTCTTGTTGTGCTTCTTCACTTCATCCATCGATATAAGCCTCCTGTTCGACTCCCCCTTTAGGCCTGCAACAACAACATCATGTATTGTAATAAACCACATCAAAAATGTGCATTTAGgggaaaacaaagaagaagagaaaggttTACCTGCGAGATCGGGATGTGTTCTTGTGAGTTTGAGCCAGTCCATTTGGCTGTAACCCTTTTCGAAGGGGACTTTGGTGCGTGTTATAGGCTTTCTAGCTTTGATAATCTCAGATGATGATTCGTTGGAGGGTtttgatgaagaggaagagtcAGTCACGGTGAAGGACAAAGAACCAACTGTTTTTTCCTTGGGGGGAACTTGAGACAGAGGCTTGTTGCTGCGTTGAGGATCTAATGCATCTTTAAGGGTGATAGAGTCTACACGTGATGCGAGATCTTTTGCCTCTAGAGATACTTCACTATCTGATGGCACAGCCTTTAAAATGGAACATACCAAAGAACCAAACATCATAAAGTCTTCAACTTTAATGTTTTATAAGCTAGTATTAAATTCTGAAGAGAAGAGTGTAAACTCACACTTGAGAATGTGAAGTCATCATCCTTGGAAGCATCCATCTTgagctttaaaaaaaacagagcttTGAGCTATAATTTTCAGAAACAGTTGGTATCAGTTAGATTATAAAACATCTAAAGCACTCTCTGGGTTTAGAAGAAGATCTAAACAAAGAGGACTCGTCGAATTTGACATAACAGAGTGTAAAGATGACGACTTTAGAGATTCATTAGCTTAGAGATTCTCACACACAAACAAATTGAAGAAAAGGGGTAATCAGATGTACGGTGAATAATCATAATCTAAAAGAGAATTGAAATACCTGGTGTGATCTGAGAGAGTGGAGATCGTTTCGGGATCCTGAAACAGAGAATCGAAGGGGGAAACAGAGGAGAGTTCTATTGGCAATTGATGAGAATGGACGGACGAGTCATGTTCTTCTTGCCCTGGAGGCTGGATGAATTTTGACTCGGTTCAATTCGGTTTAGGATCAGATAAGCTATTTAAAATTGGTTTGTTCTGGTTCCATTAATTCGGTTTAGAAATAACAGTAGTTACATCACCTTGTGCGTTTTGACTTCATTCAATAATTTGACTAGGCCGGACGTTCCGAtatttttggttcgggttcggatgtCACTCAAGTTCGATATATTTGGATCTAATTAGATATTGGAAAATTTTTGGTTTGAGTTTAATcaaattttttcaaattcagaTTGATTCGGATCTTAACTAAAATACCagtaaaatacatataattttcGAGTCTATAGCACTGGTTAAATCTAAGTCGAGTCCagttatttagaaaaaaaaatctaaaatatctaGATTCCATTAAAAATTAATCCAAATCAGTcatatttctctaaaattttgcaaaatagccaaaaataaattattaataaattaaattaaatatttttaaactataaatttgacacttaaagttttatattatatgaaacTGTACATAACACTATTCATCAAATGTAACGTATGTAAGAGTGTGTAATGAAACCATGTATCCGCCTAATCGTTCATCGTATATTTCAAAGAGTGAAGAGTTACACAGCATGCATTTACAATCAAAGTCTTACGATCAATCCTGTTTATTTTCCTTGGACCACCAAGATCCCACAAGCCCTTTGTACCGAGCGTACGACAGTACAATCACAAACAAGGCTGCGCAAAATGTCCCTGTCAGGCTAACCACCTGCCAATTGATCAAAAAATAAACGTAAGAAATAGAATCTTTGCGCTTGCTTGCGCGATTCTTTCTGAAAATGTGTTCCGTACCCATTTGAAAACGTATCCATGTTCGTCGTTCCATGTGTATGGAATGTTCATGCCAAATATTCCCGCGATCATAGAGTACATTGATATGCAAACAGTTCCAGAGCTTAGCATAAGCTCTAACTGCAGATATTATATGGTTACAGTTAATTTAATTAGACACATAAAGAGACTCAATCTATTATCAATTCATATGTATTCACTCACCTGAATGAGTTGATTTCGATGATTGTCTAGCtgcaaaaaaaacaatgattaTAGTTTACATTAACCAGTGAGATGAGATACAATTTAATAACATCCTTAGGTAAGTAAATaggttttcattttggttaccTGGATGTTAATGTAATCCTCTGTGTCATCAATATACTCACGTAGCTGCATCATGTTTCAATTATACTTTCTAAGCCAGAAATATCAAAAAGATTcacaactattttttaaaaaaaataagagggCCAAGGTGATACAGTACCGCGGTTAATTTGTTCAAAGTGCTGTCGATTTGCATGAAGTAAGCctgttaaaacaaaatcaaattaatgcttgttttataGATGAAAGCAGATATGTAGACACCATTCATGCAACAAACAAACCTCTAGCAACATTTCAAGTTCTTCAACATCGTTTTCATCGTCCCCACGAACCGACACTAAACTCATTCTACTTGCTCTTGAAATCTTGGAACCTATTGTTGGTGACGTAGGATACCAAAGAGGTTCATCAGAAACACTAACCGATGAAGATACACCAGCAAGCTTCCTTGAAAGATAGATATCAGCCATATCATCGTCATCATCCAACAATTGTTCCAGCTCATCCCTTACCTACAAACAAGTGATGAGGGAGCTTTAATTCTTCTCTAGTCTACATATAAATActcattgtaaaaaaaaaaaaaaactcagagaCTTAAAGTAGACATACGAAGCAACACCAGATGAGTGTATGACTCACTTTAAGAAAATGTTAATTCTCATGAGGCTTAAATCATAAACATAGACTCTGTTTCCTAGTGATACCTTTTGGACTCGAGCTGTTAATCGTGTCATGGCACTTTTCAGTTTACGAACCCTTTCCAAGTTACGGCTActtatctataaaatgaaaaattgtgCTCATTGTCAGACGTAGTTAGAAAATAGATAACTGATGGCAATAAATAACCACTAAAAAGAGCCCAAAGTTATTTACCTTCGAGGTTAGTTCATCCAAAGCAGGATAAGCAGAAGTCTCTAGTTCTGTTGTCCTTGCAGCTAGTAAGCTGCAAATAGCTTCCAAAACCACCTCTAGCGCCCGAAATTCAAACGGTGATTCTAAAAAGTAATAACAATCATACATTTAGTTCCACATGTGACAAAGAGTGAGTGGTTCTTATGTAGGCTCTAGgcatcaaaaaagaaaatcaagacTACCATCTTCTTCACCCGCTTCAGCATCTCCTTGAACCACAGGCAAGCGTCTCTGAAACTCCTCCAAGACAGGAATAAGATTTTCATCTGACGAATCACGAATCAGAACCTGTgtcattaattttaattaataaccaAACCAGTCCCATCATTACATAAAAGGAGAGAAACTGTTACAACTATCACTTAAGGATCCCCATAAGGATACGTATGTTTTAGAAGATCACCCAAACACTAAAGTAActagtttgtttaaaaagttcACTGCTGGTGTTTGCGTCAAATTTAGACACAAGGCAGTAAAAAAGAAGTGAAAAGTAAACTGAGAGTCACTGACCTCTTGAGCAGTGATAATGGCCTTGATATGCTGCACCGGACGGTCCGgacccaaaaacaaaacatatgaaACAATGAAACATaacataaactttaaaaaatttaagagaAAACAAGAAGTTGCCAAGACCAACCTCTAAGTTGAGAACAATGGCTCTCTCTCGACCAAGAATAGCAGACGGGTAAGAGCATCCACAATGGTGAGACCCATTGTGGAGTCCTTAGGATtagattaatatttgtttttttttttttttttttttttgaatagttaaggactctTGTGAAAAATATGTGTACAATGGTGATCCCTAAAATGGAATCCTTAcgaattaaaaaatgattttttttttttgtgtagtgAAATATAATTATGATATATTGGATGATTAAATAGAATaacttaacataaaatataagagataaacattaaaaagaataattaaacataaaaatacaacaattaaagaaaaaacaataattttacataaagatagaaaattttctaaataaaaacatgatcAAATTTATAAGAAATCAAGATACACtaattattaatcttcatcaccaaatttattccaaatattttcgattAAATCATTCTTCAACCGTTCATGAATATGTTCATCCCGAAGATCATTCCGATTGGGAAACATATTATTCAGATTTGTAGGCCTGTTGGTTTCCACCTGTGAAGTTCTGGTGACgtctccttcttcaaattcagaAATATCGTACCGGATGTATCCGTCTCGTTCATTttcaactatcatattgtgtagtatgatacatgctctcataatattcCCTATCTTTTCTTTGTTCAATGTACGAACCGGGTTTTTGACAatcgcaaatcgagcttgcaatactccaaaagcccgctccacatcttttcgggCTGCTTCTTGAGCTTTAGCAAATAACTCTTGTTTTGGAGATTGAGGGAGtttgatagattggataaatgttgaccaattTGGATATATACCGTCTGTTAGATAGTATGCCAACTTATACCTGTGTCCGTTGACCATGTATCTTACCCTTGGAGCTCGACCttctaaaatgtcatcaaacacaggagaccgatcgaggacattgatatcatttaaggtgcctggaggaccaaaaaaagcatgccatatccaaagatcttgggAAGCAACAGCCTCTAAGACAATTGTGGGTTTTCCTGATCCTCGTGCGTattgtcctttccaagcggtcggacaatttttccactcccagtgcatacaatcaatgctcccgaccatcccaggaaaccctcgttcttctccaatatcgagcagtcgttgaagatcctccGGTGTGGGTCGTCGTAGATACTCACCTCCGAATAACTGTATTATTCCGTCAGTGAAATTATGTAAACAGGAAAGTGCAGTAgtctcaccaagtcggagatattcgtcaaccGTGTCAGCCGCAGAACCATAAGCAAG is a genomic window of Brassica napus cultivar Da-Ae chromosome A2, Da-Ae, whole genome shotgun sequence containing:
- the LOC125581686 gene encoding cytochrome b5 domain-containing protein RLF-like, whose protein sequence is MDASKDDDFTFSSAVPSDSEVSLEAKDLASRVDSITLKDALDPQRSNKPLSQVPPKEKTVGSLSFTVTDSSSSSKPSNESSSEIIKARKPITRTKVPFEKGYSQMDWLKLTRTHPDLAGLKGESNRRLISMDEVKKHNKTGDSMWTVLKGRVYNITPYMNFHPGGVDMLMKAVGRDGTLLFNKYHAWVSYDILLEKCLVGVLDDTKVKK
- the LOC106383397 gene encoding magnesium transporter MRS2-7-like, yielding MSSSSSDEVFEERFDEVFEEIFEDTFTNIVEAQTSHQRSRAYIERNREGGQDRLWNDYFSEDATFSSQIFRRRFRMNKDLFLRIVYGLSENFPFFQQRRDATGRLGLSALQKCTAAIRMLAYGSAADTVDEYLRLGETTALSCLHNFTDGIIQLFGGLHNGSHHCGCSYPSAILGRERAIVLNLEHIKAIITAQEVLIRDSSDENLIPVLEEFQRRLPVVQGDAEAGEEDESPFEFRALEVVLEAICSLLAARTTELETSAYPALDELTSKISSRNLERVRKLKSAMTRLTARVQKVRDELEQLLDDDDDMADIYLSRKLAGVSSSVSVSDEPLWYPTSPTIGSKISRASRMSLVSVRGDDENDVEELEMLLEAYFMQIDSTLNKLTALREYIDDTEDYINIQLDNHRNQLIQLELMLSSGTVCISMYSMIAGIFGMNIPYTWNDEHGYVFKWVVSLTGTFCAALFVIVLSYARYKGLVGSWWSKENKQD